One stretch of Rhinolophus ferrumequinum isolate MPI-CBG mRhiFer1 chromosome 27, mRhiFer1_v1.p, whole genome shotgun sequence DNA includes these proteins:
- the EXOC8 gene encoding exocyst complex component 8: MAMAISDSGASRLRRQLESAGFEARLYVKQLSQQSDGDRDLQEHRQRIQALAEETAQNLKRNVYQNYRQFIETAREISYLESEMYQLSHLLTEQKSSLESIPLTLLPAAAAAGAAAASGGEEGGGGTGGRDHLRGQAGLFPAPGGASRDCAGPGEEGKQRTLTTLLEKVEGCRHLLETPGQYLVYNGDLVEYEADHMAQLQRVHGFLMNDCLLVATWLPQRRGMYRYNALYPLDGLAVVNVKDNPPMKDMFKLLMFPESRIFQAENAKIKREWLEVLEETKRALSDKRRREQEEAAAARGPPQVTAKASNPFEDEEEDEPAVPEVEEEKVDLSMEWIQELPEDLDVCIAQRDFEGAVDLLDKLNHYLEDKPSPPPVKELRARVDERVRQLTDVLVFELSPDRSLRGGPKATRRAVCQLIRLGQCTKACELFLRNRAAAVHTAIRQLRIEGATLLYIHKLCHVFFTSLLETAREFETDFAGTDSGCYSAFVVWARSAMGMFVDAFSKQVFDSKESLSTAAECVKVAKEHCQQLGDIGLDLTFIIHALLVKDIQGALHSYKEIIIEATKHRNSEELWRRMNLMTPEALGKLKEEMKSCGVSNFEQYTGDGCWVNLSYTVVAFTKQTMGFLEEALKLYFPELHMVLLESLVEIILVAVQHVDYSLRCEQDPEKKAFIRQNASFLYETVLPVVEKRFEEGVGKPAKQLQDLRNASRLIRVNPESTTSVV, encoded by the coding sequence ATGGCGATGGCAATATCGGACAGTGGGGCGAGCCGCCTGCGGCGGCAGCTGGAATCAGCGGGCTTTGAGGCGCGGTTGTACGTGAAGCAGCTCTCGCAGCAGTCGGACGGGGACCGGGACCTGCAGGAGCACCGGCAGCGCATCCAGGCGCTGGCGGAGGAGACGGCGCAGAACCTGAAGCGCAACGTCTACCAAAACTACCGGCAGTTCATAGAGACGGCCCGCGAGATCTCCTACCTGGAGAGCGAGATGTATCAGCTCAGCCATCTGCTGACCGAGCAGAAGAGCAGCCTGGAGAGCATCCCGCTTACCCTGCTGCcggctgccgccgccgccggggcCGCCGCGGCCTccggaggggaggagggaggaggtggcaCTGGGGGCCGAGACCACCTCCGGGGCCAGGCCGGTCTTTTCCCCGCGCCGGGGGGTGCCTCCCGCGACTGTGCGGGGCCGGGCGAGGAAGGAAAGCAGCGCACTCTCACCACCCTGCTGGAGAAGGTGGAAGGCTGCAGGCACCTGCTGGAGACGCCGGGACAGTACCTGGTGTACAACGGGGACCTGGTGGAATATGAGGCGGACCACATGGCCCAGCTGCAGCGGGTGCACGGCTTTCTCATGAACGACTGTTTGCTGGTGGCCACCTGGCTGCCGCAGCGGCGGGGGATGTATCGCTACAACGCCCTCTATCCCCTAGACGGTTTGGCCGTGGTCAATGTGAAGGACAACCCGCCCATGAAGGACATGTTCAAGCTGCTAATGTTTCCCGAGAGCCGAATTTTTCAGGCGGAAAATGCCAAAATCAAACGAGAGTGGCTGGAAGTGCTGGAGGAAACCAAGAGGGCCCTCAGTGACAAAAGACGAAGAGAACAAGAGGAGGCGGCTGCCGCTCGAGGGCCGCCCCAGGTGACCGCCAAGGCCAGTAACCCGTTTGAGGACGAAGAGGAAGATGAGCCGGCCGTCCCTGAGGTAGAAGAGGAGAAGGTGGACCTCTCGATGGAATGGATCCAGGAGTTGCCGGAAGACTTGGATGTCTGCATTGCGCAGAGGGACTTTGAAGGGGCCGTGGACTTGCTAGATAAACTGAACCATTACCTCGAAGATAAGCCCAGCCCCCCTCCTGTAAAAGAACTGAGGGCCAGAGTGGATGAGCGCGTGCGACAGCTCACCGACGTGCTGGTGTTTGAACTCTCCCCTGATCGGTCCCTGCGGGGTGGTCCCAAGGCCACTCGCAGGGCGGTTTGTCAGCTCATCCGGCTGGGCCAGTGCACCAAGGCCTGTGAGCTGTTTCTGAGAAACAGGGCGGCGGCGGTGCACACAGCCATACGGCAGCTGCGCATTGAAGGCGCCACGCTGCTCTACATCCATAAGCTGTGCCACGTCTTCTTTACCAGCCTTCTTGAGACTGCGCGGGAATTTGAGACGGATTTTGCAGGCACTGACAGTGGCTGCTACTCCGCCTTTGTGGTCTGGGCGAGGTCAGCCATGGGCATGTTTGTGGATGCTTTTAGCAAGCAGGTGTTTGATAGCAAGGAGAGCCTTTCTACCGCCGCCGAGTGTGTGAAGGTGGCGAAGGAGCACTGCCAGCAACTGGGTGACATCGGACTAGACCTCACCTTCATCATCCACGCCCTTCTGGTGAAAGACATCCAGGGGGCTTTGCACAGTTACAAAGAGATCATAATCGAAGCCACGAAGCATCGCAACTCCGAGGAGTTGTGGAGAAGGATGAACTTGATGACCCCGGAGGCCCTGGGCAAACTCAAAGAGGAGATGAAGAGCTGCGGGGTGAGCAACTTCGAGCAGTACACAGGGGACGGCTGCTGGGTGAACCTCAGCTACACGGTGGTCGCCTTCACCAAGCAGACcatgggcttcctggaggaggcgctGAAGCTGTACTTCCCCGAGTTGCACATGGTGCTTTTGGAGAGCCTGGTAGAAATCATCCTGGTGGCCGTTCAGCATGTGGATTATAGTCTCCGGTGTGAGCAGGACCCAGAGAAAAAGGCTTTCATCAGGCAGAACGCGTCCTTCCTGTACGAAACAGTCCTCCCTGTGGTGGAGAAAAGGTTCGAGGAAGGTGTGGGGAAACCCGCCAAGCAGCTCCAGGACCTGAGGAATGCTTCTAGACTCATTCGTGTGAACCCGGAGAGCACAACGTCAGTGGTCTGA